The Plasmodium knowlesi strain H genome assembly, chromosome: 5 genome has a window encoding:
- a CDS encoding AP2 domain transcription factor, putative: protein MTSCSLKCSMLPCVHIKNEKNEINLEDPKEEGTIQCYKDEMNMNTEEMAQVKSAVDNNNLCDKSSDDLNANVEIHGSGDVNVSSRDPAGSASGSVHVNANFSENANRTTNVDTNTDLISGVNSGTPAYSLEKASRSAKVNVTKCTEVKDFNPEEMKASFEQERKDILLNTYNYYFCNNYGDINQSDHKSKDDMNVYYYKRVSFNFMNYDYDTEYKHYDDDNENNSSSNGNDISNGNGSSNGNGSSNWNGSSNGNDSINGNDSSNGNDSSNANGNASQSAEDPCLVEIKKCNTNNLFFRTNSYDNVFLKKIKITTVDSRCTRKSIKKYKIPFEPNFYSNRFFFSDKNINEDPLPLSDNLTKYCSSLSVHYNNANSNGGSENVAVNDVSSGIGHENNATDFRSSVRCNNVPNSNHDSRSGSTNTSCRYFPRYSYSLRFEGPPPHFLILKYNNVTKKANIVKKVPVNKNISFNLAKFIAEKYIQILRKNLRKKEKKMEKMKRVRGVVDNGEVDHVEAEEEGVLCNGEHVESNKESNSGSQSECTNGSQHESNDACDSKKNMDYNNSTNCESYRSNFLKFGTKNYDEDDVNNNNSSACSSRLREDVNGDDLDNELDNENNSEKNSEKNSEKNSEKNSEKNSENNNEHNSERNSERNNENENSDNSVFNPNGESNATNKFRARSQNSSDCSASRSNEQLSEEQRMDENPHRGEQPFYNGLLISKNYENNNSNGNNDLQNIDINSLCYENYSSENVYDEKLLTYEYLNIDLDNVVFNTDTEKYMKFLSNVKIYYLNKMDDMRKIVPGCDDSTGNKLVILVKIKYGSCVKSKIFIFENVQDMMSEYEYVNCDLLDSTEQGDGDNTMQFMLRRGATSACGENAYYGANHVKSESGSIGPHANGNSESVNSDSSAKVSTESACSGDSSNGETNPNGEANPNGETNPNDEVNPNGDVNSKNEEQEDLESEDPEKKDDDDESHDRKDIQPGMCKLENSDYLLSSDSAGEKATVKQELLEGEENDVHGGSSNNGCAGETVKRNLAEEMEKKCSALGIIPADKANSEINKRKAKKMTMDYRRKIIHFIRNNVYINSYIYDCFENTYMNSQFFKNDVIIVNDLCEEDQMVDDIPEYIYELNKFVFIKFTNFDQYVRKNHKIAEGYIQYLLQSNIKCINRYMIGIRWVPDIFAYEYYVCKIMEGKSKGSSWKNQQKYNYSLTLQKDSNEKTLKYLVDYENKVIDNVLCVMHEYYQASLFTEKCIFNLFKLVLLRMSLYIGVLNTKVITLDLDKAMYRMKKFSEPISLCDNYGGPENEGMSKREEKLLTGDISCAVEYRSGEQQNENAWNSSPMHVDDGRNRNCHVTLVERNGHIQEEAEVKHSSDSDPSNLLQVYNPYNDLFLKKEKYKNEGYLQNKLRNKKKVSYNLDNTSSLSLRTRQKRKNFAISKRGGRVPNSGASAGSNEIGGSVNGGETFSVRYYSPSADNNKVGNLNNHKKEYHSNASDFSGASHLTSKHKYHLRSNNAQSTDNYSSEEYVSRIKLRGRNKGRSRMLYKLMNKKGLIEPYWWFFYNLYENATIQDSGSNCSSTEGKKDGMLRSLKMKKTKGNGGTGGHISGGDSVSTLRKGEHKMSNLFRNYESSKKSRRSRENSENYLYNRLLEKTYNRNLMNHLCRRKNKIKIKYISMVHDIIYKKFILLSNTIFPRNTHESEILYTLFPHEPHTFMFLYTDDNFQYQNETFLKYVTFSDNLMNMNHCGLWDARKGGVHSHGVNVNGDAAPIGGVIPWDLYESGLLSLDACNELKYGNINMNVHVGNNGGIGKDFYVDHLIVGGAEGLIGSSANALLTNGNLKYSSIPNYERVKSSRRDAYLGLNEIGGNVSGALGYNALLNIGGGVEDGITFGNYDANYPFGGNVDPYRQGNVVGGGIVAGANAYLDTPSNTGHKVFGFERSRREIKPNEYYDYFMGGKSFLGGKDKFHNIGEKRSVSNTTFGRGSKYYEHYGDQEDKKNTSDNDISLIKRKKHGSKRTKSNNLSSVKNFTNLCSSNKSDMNNNALGNNVHEDSMIPMGPLPTGVYFDSARKLWRCQWKENGKFKTKGFSLIHYNTLEEARKQCILYRCEVGNIPVKSEWLNPVYVSSTHFYNKKYSSSANNTNNNATNYGTPHKELKTSSLNLNRLKEKTNGVERNGKGFMDGSSKDSSDNNYYGAVGGGGGSPEGSASANRYSTRNNTACSTLNLMNNEKGNDIDISILQEFVTKNKENQNNNEKGDVVNNNQGMEEDMVGNNDMFFFDNGKMDTSAVKETEEGLAQGQVMVDGDEDSGEALTGRRSKRMKSSPNHDTNYHIEINGNLQDYYQGGGGGTEDFISALENANNLENFRSALSKKILKEMQSANGGEGSNSSSGYDLMGGGAGITGVNRTTGINSTNGESGGVLSNLQAVLQILRNKEGKEEDLLKGTLNGVKTENGATTLGESGLDIGSGSKGGNVGEGLDMYRMLHAVKNELLRQGGSENNLPYMNGVRKKGKKKYDKDFHSVMRKDVSGGKRKKMSMMNMVNSLDMIGRKGKKGTFLGTTPADGSNLLLNGSNICESISAFVKYANGNKEFVAGGGAAAGDGPGVGTGLGALSMGKNYSENGDLLGGSTTTTSGMSKMNKEMEGVGDQAGGESALSNNFPDIFFHDIQNFLNFAKERKDAAKGVVSSGTGVEGENLGAVTTGNGLEGEEPTGGLAYFKGKKWNVNNANSEYENYLRAIMVQYEKEEKLRQQKQQQKDPQGAPRKSDHGDGAGDGVFPEDDANLKHVGGSPMNNLLVGGDIMRMEEGIGKSGDKKEGGNELEENEDGINGDGGVRKEKNDINKNLSIGFFQKYLSLFGRNQEVGTEGKNHEDQDDSSNNEKAGTCVPGAGGEEVADNSAYVEYKSPEKETNDYNTRKKKKKRDIGYSFMNNNDYYYYDDDNFNDPFNENYEDDNINDHFNGNYNNFNDHFNENYENFRGNEYGNGHHLVDEKLEQKYLGAFNYGPGGNSTTGAGVGVGVGGYGKKKVKTKGSKNNGTAVGGGNENGALGIISDDEANMLGVEGGANGGKKNNSGGGGSGGGDVDINLIKQSLPKGIYYDHAKKLYRVQYIINNSIKTKGFSVKKLGLAQAKMEAESFRNFCLENGLLNSRKRRINSPYNNKKEEKNFKMIKDNEEILSNLLYLYNANNGNQPIE from the coding sequence ATGACTAGTTGTAGTCTCAAGTGTAGTATGTTACCCTGCGTACACATAAAGaacgagaaaaatgaaataaatttggAAGACCCCAAGGAGGAAGGCACAATACAATGTTACAAAGATGAAATGAACATGAATACAGAAGAAATGGCACAAGTTAAAAGTGCGGTCGATAATAATAACTTGTGTGATAAGTCGTCTGACGATTTAAATGCGAACGTTGAAATTCACGGCAGCGGTGACGTGAACGTAAGTAGCAGGGACCCTGCGGGTAGCGCAAGCGGAAGTGTGCATGTCAACGCCAATTTTAGTGAAAATGCCAATAGGACCACGAACGTTGACACGAACACCGACCTGATCAGTGGTGTGAACAGCGGTACTCCCGCGTACTCCCTTGAGAAGGCGAGCAGGAGCGCGAAAGTTAACGTGACTAAGTGCACCGAAGTAAAAGATTTCAACCCCGAGGAGATGAAGGCGTCATTCGAGCAGGAACGGAAGGATATTCTTCTGAACACCTACAATTACTATTTCTGCAATAACTACGGGGACATAAACCAGAGTGATCACAAGAGCAAGGACGACATGAATGTGTACTATTACAAGCGGGTGTCTTTCAATTTTATGAATTACGATTACGACACGGAGTATAAGCACTACGATGATGACAACGAGAATAATAGCAGCAGCAATGGAAACGACATCAGTAACGGTAATGGCAGCAGTAACGGTAATGGAAGCAGTAACTGGAACGGTAGTAGTAACGGAAACGATAGCATTAACGGAAACGACAGCAGTAATGGGAATGATAGTAGCAACGCCAACGGTAACGCAAGCCAGTCAGCCGAAGATCCCTGTCTAGTAGAAATCAAGAAATGTAACACgaataaccttttttttagaaccAATTCATACGACAATgtatttttgaagaagataaaaatcACGACTGTCGACAGTAGGTGCACGAGGAAAAGcataaaaaagtacaaaattCCCTTTGAGCCGAATTTTTACAGCAAtcgcttcttcttctccgaCAAGAACATAAATGAAGACCCCCTTCCGCTGAGTGATAATTTGACAAAATATTGCAGTTCCCTGTCCGTCCATTATAACAACGCCAACAGTAATGGTGGTAGTGAGAACGTCGCTGTAAATGATGTTAGCAGCGGTATTGGTCATGAGAATAATGCCACTGATTTTAGAAGTTCAGTGAGGTGCAACAACGTTCCTAATAGCAACCATGACAGCAGGAGTGGCAGCACGAATACATCGTGCAGATATTTCCCTCGATACTCGTACAGTCTGCGATTCGAGGGTCCTCCCCCACATTTCTTAATTTTGAAGTACAACAATGTTACGAAGAAAGCTAACATAGTAAAAAAGGTGCCAGTGAATAAGAACATTTCTTTCAACCTTGCGAAATTTATTGCTGAAAAGTACATCCAGATTCTGAGGAAGAACttgaggaagaaggagaagaagatggagaagatgaagaggGTGAGGGGCGTAGTGGACAATGGTGAAGTAGATCATGTTGAAGcggaggaggaaggtgtACTTTGTAATGGGGAACACGTCGAGAGCAACAAGGAAAGCAACAGCGGAAGCCAGAGCGAGTGCACTAACGGCAGTCAGCACGAGAGCAACGACGCCTGCGACtcgaagaaaaatatggacTACAACAACAGTACGAACTGTGAGAGCTACCGCagcaactttttaaaatttggcACGAAGAATTATGATGAAGATGACGTGAACAATAACAACAGCAGCGCCTGCAGCAGTCGCCTTCGTGAGGACGTCAACGGGGACGATCTGGATAATGAGCTGGATAATGAGAACAATAGTGAGAAAAATAGCGAGAAAAATAGCGAGAAAAATAGCGAGAAAAATAGCGAGAAAAATAGCGAGAACAATAACGAGCACAATAGTGAGCGAAATAGTGAGCGGAATAATGAGAACGAAAACAGCGACAACAGCGTCTTCAACCCCAACGGGGAGAGCAACGCGACGAACAAGTTCCGCGCGAGGAGTCAAAACAGCTCGGACTGTTCCGCAAGCAGAAGCAACGAGCAGTTGAGTGAAGAACAAAGAATGGATGAAAACCCACACAGAGGAGAACAACCCTTCTACAATGGACTTCTAATTAGTAAGAATTACGAAAACAACAACAGTAACGGAAATAACGATCTGCAGAATATAGACATTAATTCTCTATGTTACGAAAATTACAGTTCGGAAAATGTGTACGATGAAAAGCTCCTCACGTATGAGTATCTCAACATAGACTTGGACAATGTTGTTTTTAACACGGACACGGAGAAGTACATGAAGTTTTTAAGCAACGTAAAAATATACTACCTTAATAAGATGGACGACATGAGAAAGATCGTTCCCGGATGTGACGACTCGACGGGAAATAAGCTGGTCATTttggtaaaaataaagtatgGTTCGTGCGTAAAGTCCAAgatcttcatttttgagaACGTACAGGATATGATGAGTGAGTACGAGTATGTGAACTGTGATTTGCTTGATAGTACGGAGCAAGGCGATGGCGACAACACGATGCAGTTTATGCTGAGGAGGGGTGCCACCAGCGCGTGTGGGGAGAATGCCTATTATGGGGCAAATCATGTCAAGAGCGAAAGCGGCAGTATCGGGCCCCATGCGAATGGTAACAGCGAATCGGTGAACAGTGATTCTTCGGCGAAGGTGTCAACGGAGAGTGCATGTAGTGGTGATAGCTCGAATGGCGAAACGAATCCAAATGGCGAAGCGAATCCAAACGGTGAAACGAATCCAAATGACGAAGTGAATCCGAATGGCGATGTGAATTCAAAGAACGAGGAGCAAGAGGATCTGGAGAGCGAGGACCCCGAGAAGAAAGATGACGACGACGAAAGCCATGACAGGAAGGACATTCAACCTGGGATGTGTAAATTGGAGAACAGCGACTATCTGTTGAGCTCTGATTCTGCCGGAGAGAAGGCAACAGTGAAACAGGAGTTGTTGGAAGGGGAGGAGAATGACGTTCACGGCGGAAGTAGCAATAACGGTTGCGCTGGTGAAACAGTAAAGCGCAATCTAGCGGAGGAGATGGAGAAGAAGTGCAGCGCCCTAGGAATCATTCCTGCGGATAAGGCAAACTCTGAAATCAAcaaaaggaaggcaaaaaaaatgaccatgGACTATAGGAGAAAAATCATTCATTTTATACGAAATAACGTGTACATAAATTCTTACATATACGACTGCTTcgaaaatacatatatgaacAGTCAGTTTTTCAAGAACGACGTAATTATAGTGAATGATTTGTGTGAAGAGGATCAAATGGTCGATGATATCCCGGAGTACATATATGAATTGAACAAGTTCGTCTTTATTAAGTTTACGAATTTTGATCAATACGTTAGAAAGAATCACAAAATTGCAGAGGGGTATATACAGTACTTGTTACAGAGTAACATAAAGTGCATTAATAGGTATATGATagggataaggtgggttccggatatttttgcttatGAATATTATGTTTGCAAGATTATGGAGGGGAAGTCGAAAGGTAGTTCATGGAAAAACCAGCAGAAATATAACTACTCGCTGACGTTACAGAAAGATTCGAATGAGAAAACTTTGAAGTATTTAGTGGACTATGAGAATAAGGTTATTGATAATGTGTTGTGTGTTATGCACGAATATTATCAGGCAAGTTTGTTTACTGAAAAGTGCAtctttaatttatttaagtTGGTTCTGCTGAGAATGAGCCTGTACATTGGGGTTTTGAATACGAAGGTCATTACTCTGGATTTGGACAAAGCCATGTATCGAATGAAGAAGTTTTCGGAGCCCATAAGTTTGTGTGACAACTACGGGGGTCCTGAGAATGAAGGTATGTCTAAGAGGGAGGAGAAGTTGCTTACCGGGGATATCAGCTGCGCAGTGGAGTACAGGTCGGGTGAGCAGCAAAACGAGAACGCGTGGAACAGTAGCCCCATGCACGTGGACGACGGAAGGAATAGGAATTGCCACGTCACCCTAGTAGAGCGCAACGGCCATATCCAGGAGGAAGCGGAGGTAAAGCACTCATCTGACAGCGACCCCAGCAATCTCCTACAGGTGTACAACCCTTACAACGATTTATTcctgaaaaaggagaagtacAAAAATGAGGGATACTTGCAAAACAAAttaaggaataaaaagaaggtcaGTTACAATTTGGATAATACCTCCTCCCTATCATTGAGGACTCgacagaagagaaaaaactttGCCATTTCGAAGAGAGGAGGTAGAGTCCCAAACAGTGGTGCCTCTGCTGGCAGCAACGAAATAGGGGGAAGCGTAAATGGGGGAGAAACCTTTAGCGTAAGGTACTACAGCCCCTCGGCGGATAACAACAAGGTAGGAAATTTAAATAATCACAAAAAGGAGTACCACTCGAATGCTAGCGATTTTAGTGGTGCATCCCATTTGACGTCTAAGCATAAGTACCACCTCCGCAGCAACAATGCGCAGTCGACGGATAATTACTCCTCGGAGGAGTATGTGTCCAGGATAAAATTGAGGGGCAGAAACAAAGGAAGGAGTAGGATGTTGTACAAATtgatgaataaaaaagggttaATAGAACCGTACTGGTGGTTTTTCTACAATTTGTATGAAAACGCGACAATACAGGATAGCGGAAGTAATTGCAGCAGTAcagagggaaagaaggatgggaTGTTGCGTTCgttgaagatgaagaagacgaaggGGAACGGTGGCACGGGTGGTCACATTTCCGGAGGTGACAGCGTGTCTACTCTGAGGAAAGGCGAACACAAGATGAGCAATCTGTTCAGAAATTACGAGAGCAGCAAGAAGTCTCGCAGGTCACGAGAAAATAGTGAGAACTACCTTTACAACAGATTGTTAGAAAAAACGTACAATAGAAATTTAATGAACCATTTATGtcgaaggaagaataagATAAAGATCAAGTACATTTCGATGGTGCATGATATTATTTACAAAAAGTTTATTCTTTTGAGTAATACAATTTTCCCGAGAAATACACATGAGTCTGAAATATTGTACACGCTGTTCCCACACGAACCTCACACCTTCATGTTTTTGTACACGGACGATAACTTCCAGTATCAGAATGAGACCTTCTTGAAATACGTAACGTTTAGTGACAACCTGATGAATATGAACCATTGCGGATTGTGGGATGCTAGGAAAGGTGGTGTTCATAGCCATGGGGTAAATGTCAATGGTGATGCTGCTCCCATTGGAGGGGTTATCCCATGGGATTTGTATGAAAGTGGTTTGTTATCGTTAGATGCGTGCAATGAGCTAAAATatggaaatataaatatgaacGTCCATGTTGGAAACAACGGAGGAATCGGTAAAGATTTTTACGTGGACCATTTGATTGTAGGAGGAGCGGAAGGGCTGATCGGTTCGTCCGCAAATGCCTTGTTGACAAATGGAAACTTAAAATATTCGAGCATCCCGAATTATGAAAGAGTGAAAAGTAGCCGACGGGATGCATACTTGGGCTTGAATGAAATTGGAGGAAATGTGTCTGGGGCCCTCGGATACAATGCGCTGTTAAACATTGGGGGTGGTGTGGAGGACGGTATTACTTTTGGGAATTACGACGCGAATTACCCGTTCGGCGGAAATGTGGATCCTTATCGTCAGGGGAATGTGGTTGGTGGTGGTATTGTCGCGGGGGCGAATGCATATCTGGACACGCCGTCCAACACAGGGCATAAGGTTTTCGGCTTTGAAAGGAGCAGAAGGGAAATCAAGCCAAACGAGTACTACGACTACTTCATGGGCGGCAAGAGCTTCCTGGGCGGGAAGGACAAGTTTCACAACATTGGTGAGAAGAGAAGCGTATCCAATACGACTTTCGGAAGGGGAAGTAAATATTACGAGCATTACGGAGATCAGGAAGATAAGAAGAACACGAGCGACAATGACATTTCGCTTATTAAGAGAAAGAAGCATGGTAGTAAAAGAACCAAGAGTAATAATCTGTCGAGTGTGAAAAATTTCACCAATCTATGTAGCAGCAATAAGAGCGACATGAACAACAATGCATTGGGTAACAACGTTCATGAAGATTCCATGATCCCTATGGGTCCGCTCCCAACAGGGGTCTACTTTGACTCTGCGCGAAAGCTTTGGAGATGCcagtggaaggaaaatggaaagttTAAAACGAAGGGATTCAGCTTGATTCATTACAACACCCTGGAGGAGGCGAGAAAGCAGTGCATTCTATACCGATGTGAAGTGGGTAATATACCTGTTAAGAGTGAATGGCTAAATCCTGTATATGTTAGTTCCACCCACTTTtacaacaaaaaatattctagCAGTGCGAATAACACGAATAACAACGCAACGAATTATGGAACCCCGCATAAGGAGTTAAAAACGAGTTCTTTGAATCTGAATAgattgaaggagaaaactAATGGTGTGGAGAGAAATGGTAAAGGGTTCATGGACGGATCAAGCAAGGACTCAAGTGACAACAACTACTACGGGGCAGTTGGGGGTGGAGGAGGTAGTCCAGAAGGAAGTGCAAGTGCTAATAGATATTCGACGAGGAACAATACGGCGTGCAGTACTTTGAACTTGATGAATAATGAGAAGGGTAATGATATTGACATTTCGATTTTGCAAGAATTCGTAacgaagaataaagaaaatcaGAACAACAATGAGAAAGGCGACGTGGTGAATAACAATCAGGGTATGGAAGAAGACATGGTAGGAAATAATGACATGTTCTTCTTTGATAACGGAAAGATGGACACCAGTGCAGTGAAGGAGACCGAGGAGGGACTAGCACAGGGACAGGTCATGGTGGATGGGGACGAGGATAGTGGAGAGGCCCTCACCGGGCGGAGAAGCAAACGCATGAAGAGTAGCCCTAACCATGATACAAATTATCACATAGAAATTAATGGCAACTTGCAGGACTACTACCAagggggtggtggtggtaccGAGGATTTCATCTCCGCTTTGGAGAACGCGAATAATTTGGAGAACTTTCGAAGTGcgttaagtaaaaaaattctgaaggAGATGCAAAGCGCGAACGGAGGAGAAGGTAGCAACAGCAGTAGTGGCTACGACTTAATGGGGGGAGGTGCAGGTATTACCGGGGTAAACCGCACCACAGGAATTAATAGTACTAATGGGGAAAGCGGAGGTGTGTTGAGCAATTTACAGGCGGTGTTACAGATTCTGCGTAacaaggaaggtaaggaagagGACCTATTAAAGGGCACTTTGAACGGAGTGAAGACAGAGAATGGGGCGACCACCTTAGGGGAGTCAGGCTTGGACATTGGTTCTGGAAGCAAGGGGGGGAACGTCGGTGAAGGTTTAGATATGTATCGCATGTTACACGCGGTTAAGAATGAGTTGCTGCGACAGGGGGGCAGTGAGAATAATTTGCCCTACATGAATGGTGTtcgaaagaagggaaagaagaaatacgATAAGGATTTTCATTCAGTTATGAGAAAGGATGTAAGcggagggaagagaaaaaaaatgtcgatGATGAACATGGTAAATTCGCTAGACATGAttggaagaaagggaaagaaagggacCTTTTTGGGTACTACCCCTGCTGATGGTAGCAATTTGTTACTAAACGGTAGCAATATTTGCGAGAGCATCTCCGCGTTCGTCAAGTATGCTAACGGAAATAAAGAGTTTGTTGCGGGAGGTGGAGCAGCCGCTGGAGACGGACCGGGGGTGGGAACTGGACTCGGAGCATTGTCTATGGGTAAGAACTATAGCGAGAACGGAGACCTCCTAGGGGGTAGCACCACCACAACCAGTGGTATGTCGAAGATGAACAAGGAGATGGAAGGAGTTGGTGACCAGGCAGGAGGAGAGTCCGCGCTGAGTAACAATTTCCCcgacatattttttcatgaTATCCAGAACTTTTTAAACTTTGCCAAGGAGAGAAAGGATGCTGCAAAGGGGGTGGTTAGTAGTGGTACTGGGGTGGAGGGGGAGAATTTGGGCGCAGTGACGACGGGAAACGGATTGGAGGGGGAAGAGCCTACCGGAGGTCTGGCGTActttaaggggaagaagtgGAACGTCAACAACGCTAACAGTGAGTACGAGAATTACCTGAGGGCGATTATGGTTCAGTAcgagaaggaggagaagttGAGGCAGCAGAAACAGCAACAGAAGGATCCGCAGGGGGCGCCCAGGAAGAGCGATCATGGAGATGGCGCTGGGGATGGAGTGTTTCCAGAGGATGATGCTAATTTGAAACATGTTGGTGGTAGCCCGATGAATAATCTACTAGTCGGTGGGGATATTATGAGGATGGAGGAAGGAATTGGCAAAAGCGGcgataagaaggaaggaggaaacgAGCTGGAAGAGAATGAAGACGGCATTAACGGGGACGGCGGCgtgaggaaggagaagaatgaCATAAACAAGAACCTCTCAATTGGATTCTTTCAAAAGTATCTAAGCCTATTTGGAAGGAATCAGGAAGTCGGCACGGAGGGTAAGAACCATGAGGATCAGGATGATAGTAGTAATAATGAGAAAGCGGGTACTTGTGTCCCTGGAGCAGGAGGGGAGGAAGTCGCAGACAACTCCGCGTACGTAGAGTATAAGAGtccagaaaaagaaacgaaCGATTATAAcacgaggaagaagaaaaaaaagagggacaTTGGCTACTCCTTCATGAACAATAATGACTACTATTATTATGATGATGATAATTTTAACGACCCTTTCAATGAAAACTACGAAGACGATAATATTAATGACCACTTCAATGGAAACTATAACAATTTTAACGACCATTTTAATGAGAATTACGAGAACTTTAGAGGAAATGAGTATGGGAATGGGCACCACCTGGTGGATGAGAAGTTGGAGCAGAAGTATCTGGGTGCATTTAATTATGGGCCTGGAGGAAACAGTACTACAGGCGCAGGTGTAGGTGTAGGTGTAGGTGGGTacgggaagaagaaggttaaaacgaaaggaagtaaaaacaaTGGAACAGCTGTTGGAGGTGGTAATGAGAATGGCGCCTTGGGAATTATTTCCGACGATGAAGCAAACATGCTGGGGGTAGAAGGCGGGGCTAATGGAGGTAAGAAGAACAACTCCGGGGGAGGTGGATCCGGTGGAGGAGATGTCGACATCAATTTGATAAAACAGTCGCTCCCGAAAGGCATTTATTATGACCACGCAAAGAAATTATACCGAGTGCAGTATATAATAAACAACTCCATTAAGACGAAGGGGTTCAGTGTGAAGAAATTGGGACTAGCACAAGCGAAGATGGAGGCGGAGTCGTTCCGGAACTTTTGCCTGGAGAACGGGCTTTTGAATTCGCGCAAGAGGAGAATCAACTCGCCCTATAATAACAagaaagaggagaagaacttcaaaatgataaaggaTAACGAGGAAATTCTGTCCAATCTACTCTACTTGTACAACGCGAACAACGGAAATCAACCAATTGAGTGA
- a CDS encoding ribosome-recycling factor, putative, with translation MRTFLVEAGRVGKYRDYYHNLLLHRVVPFIPLVHVQKIPFGSKKQKEKVDKETKKLRKFLKISGVKNDVPLEEADEVKQSRWSERSGRTHGEKDGRETDATPMQLDYEPYDTKTQEIVKGFEKKMKKIYDNNLSVDYFNNIVISKEKQNYNLSDLAQVVVKSSKVICFFPYIISDAQKIIYHLKLKDNTWNPTISNDGQHIFLHIPPLTEDVKLKKRKEAKELLEKMKNDLRNLRHRMRDDIAKLLQGEEWRIVERNKLDGYIKGKIKAIEEIYSKYTGGGG, from the coding sequence ATGAGGACATTTCTAGTGGAAGCAGGTCGGGTTGGGAAGTATAGAGATTACTACCACAACCTTTTGCTCCACCGAGTTGTTCCGTTTATTCCCCTTGTACATGTGCAAAAGATTCCATTTGGgagcaaaaagcaaaaagaaaaagtggacAAGGAGACGAAAAAACTGCggaaatttttgaaaatatctGGTGTGAAAAATGATGTACCGTTGGAAGAAGCAGATGAAGTGAAACAGAGTAGATGGAGTGAACGAAGTGGTCGAACTCATGGAGAGAAGGACGGACGAGAAACAGATGCTACGCCGATGCAGCTAGACTACGAACCATATGACACGAAAACACAAGAAATTGTTAAAGgctttgagaaaaaaatgaaaaaaatatatgataaCAATTTAAGTGTCGACTATTTTAACAATATCGTTATTTCGAAGGAGAAACAGAATTATAATCTTTCGGATTTAGCACAGGTTGTTGTGAAGTCATCCAAGGTGATATGCTTCTTCCCTTACATAATTAGCGATGCACAGAAGATTATTTACCATTTGAAATTGAAGGACAATACATGGAACCCTACTATATCGAATGATGGGCAACACATTTTCTTGCATATCCCTCCACTCACAGAGGATGTAAAGttaaagaagaggaaagaagcCAAGGAGCTCTTagagaagatgaaaaacGACTTGCGCAATTTACGACATAGGATGCGTGACGACATTGCCAAGCTTCTCCAAGGCGAAGAGTGGAGGATTGTCGAGCGGAACAAATTGGACGGATACATAAAGGGGAAGATCAAGGCGATAGAAGAAATATACTCCAAATATACGGGAGGTGGGGGCTGA